The DNA region GTTATGGAGTTAGTGTGTAGGATCAAAGAAGAAGTGTTTGGTAGCCTTGGAGATGAAGAAGGAACAGTTGGCAAGGCCCAACACTGACCTTCCGTGTTGGGAGGGGGGCGGGAGAGTAGATGCAGTGTGTGTTGGAGAAGCGTGTCTCAACTTCCCAAACATCCTTCTCCTGTTGATTGGAGGCTGCTGGAGGCTCTCCAGATAAGGTAAGGAAGGGCAAAGAGCATATGGATTTCTCTTGATGTTAAATTGCTGCGCCGAAAACCTTACAGGGTATCCAAGGTGACTGGGAAGTATATAGCTAAATTGGATGGAGTTGGGTATTAGGTTACACAACGGACATGGTGACTCCTGTCacagaaaattctttttaagtCCAGCCTTTATATTTTAGGATTGCAAGAAAACATGCCCTGTTCCCTATAAGACTCTTTAAAGTGAGGCCCTGGAGGGCAAGGGGCTGGCCTCACCTGGCAGGGAGGGACGCTCCTCATCAGTGGCTGCATCATCTGCCTGTGCTGACGTGTCATTTCCCCAGGAAACATTTTGTCCTCTATTAGTGTCACTTGAAAGGAGCCTGTGTGGCTGAATGGGCATGACATGgacagggaaatgaaaaggcagcGTTGCAGGGAACACAAGCAGTGTCCCCATTTCTTTAATTGTGACGCTTTGCATGCAAGACGAGCTTGTTGGTAAACACATTACATGTGCAAAGGGTGCCTCTGGGCCTGGGGCGGTCTGGACCAGTATAAAAGCCCGTCCAGCAGCAGTCTTCCTCATCCGCTTCTcttgccttctcctccttgGTGAACAAGGTGAGCTGCAACCACTTGTGCCTcactctcctctttctcttgttcTCCTCTTTGTCGTCGGGCCTTGATCGAATCTTTGCCTCACTGGAGCGGAGCTTTTGCTGAGAGCCtggctccttgctcctgctcccagcatcTCTGTTCTCCTTGCCACtcctggggggaggggagagaaggtcTTGCGCTATCTTTGCAGGGCCCCCTTTGGGACCACGGCTCTTTAGTCCCTCTTGCTCCCTACGCAGGCtgtccccgctccccagcctgtgcctttTCTCTTGCCGAGTAGGCTGTCAGGCTGTGCCTCACACGCTGCCTGTgctttccctgccctctctcccaggtgcaccTCCGACCCACAGCCATGTCCTGCTACGATCTGTGCCGTCCCTGTGGCCCAACCCCActtgccaacagctgcaacgagccctgtgtcaggcagtgccaggactCCCGGGTGGTGATCCAGCCCTCtcccgtggtggtgaccctgcccggacccatcctcagctccttcccccagaacaccgCTGTGGGGTccaccacctctgctgctgttggcagcatcctgagtgctgagggagtgcccatctcctccGGGGGCTTTAACCTCTCTGGCATTGGTGGCCGCTACTACGGCGGAAGGTGCCTGCCCTGCTAAAGGCAGGCTGGATGTCCAGTGCGTGCATTGACCAGGAAGCCCAAAGCCAGGTGCCGGACTGAGGAcggagctgctggccagggtttCCGGAGGGGCTGAGCACCCTCGTTGCCctcctgcaaagcagggaggCAAGCAAGCTGCCATCCTGTGCTGTCTGGAAACACGGCCAACTGATGTTGTcatcttctcctcctgctttcttctccaCACCATGAGTCCCTGATGTCTCCTGCTGTCCTGTGCCATGGGTCCATCCTGAAGCAAGCTGAGAGGGGCCCTGCTCATCAGCCTCTCCCCATGTGCGTGGGAGGAAGACGCGTGTCCCATTGCTGCGAAGGGGTGCCTGACTGTCAGCTGCCCTTGTAGCAGCCTGGACCGGGTGCCTTCCAGCATGCGCTGCTTTGTTTCACTCTTTAGGCTCATTAAAGTTTATGCTGCATTGTAGCTTGAGTCTCCTCGTGTTGCTTCCTCCTGGGATGCCTGGCCAAGCTGCTCAATGGGAACTGTGTTGCCCTGGAGGGGAAAAGGGTGGGCGGGTAGGGGCCAATGCTGGATGTCTCTGGTGCCTGTAGGAGCTGAGTACCCTCAAGGTCTATGGTCTTTGGAAGAGACATGAGGCGGTGGAGGGGTGTGTGGTATTGTCTGAGTATGCAAAGGGTGGGCAGGAGTTCCCCCAAGGGACATGTGAGCAACAGGCGAGGTTGGATACTGGCTTCCACTTGATGAGGCAAGCCATTGACCTGCTGAAAGACATTTCTGTGCAGGCTAACACCCACCTGGCTACGGCTCTGGTCTCATGTTACCGCTCGCAATGTGTGCTTGCCCTTCCGTCCTCCAAGCACTTCTTCCAAACCCTGGAACTGGAGGGAGTCCCAAAGGAGTTGAAGGGACAGGTGGTGGCCAGGGCAACTgtgtaaaaagaaacatgatttcttattttcagttttgttttttttctctcccttctgtgGTCTGTTTTTTCCATGGGGAAATTCTTTGCACCTGGCCATACAGTCCATTTTTGGAAAGAATCAAAGACTACTCTTGTGCACTGTCTTCAGTTAAATGTGTATGTTTGCACCAGATGGCTCCCTTATTGTCTTCCGTGAAAGAAATCTATCCTTCCAAATCCCAATCTGTCTTTATCTGCTGGGACACCCTGTAGAAATGCACTCCCATCCATGACTGTAAGCCATGGTGAGCCATTAGCAGAAGCAAGGTCAAGATCGAACCAGGGAAGAAAGTCAACAACCTCAGTACATGCTCTGAGAGAGTAGGGTGTGTCAGGATGCTTGAGCCTTTATGTAGACCCTCAGTATGGGGGGCTGAATCTGAGAGAATGGAGAGATGGTAGGAAAGGGCTTCTTTGCATTTAATGTATTGCTCGTGGAAGGGTTTTAAGTGGAAGTACAATGGATAAAAAACTAGTCTGTAGTATGTTTTGAGGGTAAGGAAAACTCTTTTATGTTTGAAAGAAATCCTTCCATTACATGCAGGGCTGCTGTATTGCAGTCACACAGGGGATTTCTTCTGCATGCATATTTGCTTAGATAAACATCTTCTGTCAACTTAAAAGCTCTCTTCATCACCTTAAAAGAGGAATTTGGAGTGGGCCTCTGTGATTAGAGAGTTGCCTGTTTCTGGTGGAGTCCCATCCTAGCTGTGGAAGGAGTTTTGTCCCCCCTTTGCAATGATGACCTAGCTGGGGTGTCAGAGGAGTGCAGCTGGTGCCCCAAGCTGGGCTGTCATTCCTCCTTGGGACATTCAGCTCCTCTTCTGCCCCCAGAAATGCAGTGCAGAGCTTTGAATCCTTCCCTTGGCATGCATTGCTGGGCAGATCCTGACATCTGCTGCTCTCCAGACTGTCCGTGCTGGCCGTGCCAGCCCTCACTTGCTTCTGTGGGGAGTAACATGTTGCATGGAAATCTTGCGGAGTGTTTGGAactgtgtgtgctgtgctgtCCTGACAGTATGTAGGGCCAAAGCAGAAGCTGAGGCATGGACcatggggaagaggaaagcagatgtATTTGGTCCCCAGcatgtgccttttttttgtgggggaCATCCCAGTTTAACAGGAGTGGTGAACCAATACTTTGTTGTGGCATAGCAACTTCCTGAAACATTCTAGTTCTGGTGACTGGGGATCTCTAGATGCTGCTGATAGAGGTGAGGGGGAAACCAGCCAGGCTTATTTCTCTCAATAGCAATACTTGATATCGCCGAAGGGCTAAAGTCCAAGGGCAGAGCTGACATGCTTGGGAAAATGGTGCCCGAGACAGCCTGAGCTGCTTGCTAGGGAAAGCTGaggatgtggctggtcctcacaCAGGAACATTGTTGGAAGTCTGGCCTTTAATGATAGGTCTGTAAGGAAATGAAGCCACATATGTTAGGGCAAAACCTCAAAACAATCCCTGGGAGGTTGAGAGGCTGGCATCACCTTACAAGATTAGCCATCTCCTTCTCTTTACCTTCATCTTGTTCCTTCAGTTCTGTGTCATTTCCCGGGAAACATTTTGTCCTCTAATAGTGTCACTTGAAAGGAGCCTGTGTGGCTGAGTGGGCATGACATGgacagggaaatgaaaaggcagcGTTGCAGGGAACACAAGCAGTGTCCCCATTTCTTTAATTGTGACGCTTTGCATGCAAGACGAGCTTGTTGGTAAACACATTACATGTGCAAAGGGTGCCTCTGGGCCTGGGGCGGTCTGGACCAGTATAAAAGCCCGTCCAGCAGCAGT from Pelecanus crispus isolate bPelCri1 chromosome 22, bPelCri1.pri, whole genome shotgun sequence includes:
- the LOC142595623 gene encoding LOW QUALITY PROTEIN: feather beta keratin-like (The sequence of the model RefSeq protein was modified relative to this genomic sequence to represent the inferred CDS: deleted 1 base in 1 codon) encodes the protein MCKGCLWAWGGLDQYKSPSSSSLLIRFSCLLLLGEQGELQPLVHLRPTAMSCYDLCRPCGPTPLANSCNEPCVRQCQDSRVVIQPSPVVVTLPGPILSSFPQNTAVGSTTSAAVGSILSAEGVPISSGGFNLSGIGGRYYGGRCLPC